The following proteins are co-located in the Triticum aestivum cultivar Chinese Spring chromosome 1A, IWGSC CS RefSeq v2.1, whole genome shotgun sequence genome:
- the LOC123039599 gene encoding acyl-coenzyme A oxidase 4, peroxisomal, with amino-acid sequence MGSLRGGSGGEGRNEDGGKVGLPALEVALAFPQATPASLFPPAVSDYYQLDDLLTGEEKALRKKVRAISEKEIAPIMTEYWEKAEFPFHAIPKLATLGLAGSTTKGYGCPGLSLTASAVSIAEVARVDASCSTFILVHSSLAMSTIALCGSEAQKQKYLPSLAQFKTVGCWALTEPDYGSDASSLKTSAIKVPGGWQLDGQKRWIGNSTFADVLVILARNADTKQLNGFIVKKGAPGLRATKIQNKIGLRMVQNGDILLNKVFVPEEDRLTGINSFQDISKVLAMSRIMVAWQPIGISMGVYDMCHRYLKERKQFGAPLAAFQLNQEKLVRMLGNIQAMLLVGWRLCKLYESGKMTPGHASLGKAWTSSKSREVVSLGRELLGGNGILADFLVAKAFCDLEPIYSYEGTYDINSLVTGREITGIASFKPAAVAKSRL; translated from the exons ATGGGGAGCCTGCGAG GCGGAAgcggcggagaagggaggaacgaGGACGGAGGGAAAGTAGGGCTACCGGCGTTGGAGGTGGCGCTCGCGTTCCCGCAGGCCACGCCGGCGTCCCTGTTCCCGCCCGCCG TGTCGGACTACTACCAGCTTGATGATTTGCTGACCGGTGAAGAGAAGGCGCTTAGGAAGAAAGTCCGTGCTATTTCAGAGAAAGAAATTGCACCCATTATGACCGAA TACTGGGAGAAGGCAGAATTCCCATTTCATGCCATTCCGAAACTTGCAACTCTTGGCTTAGCTGGAAGTACAACGAAG GGATATGGGTGCCCAGGACTCTCGCTTACAGCGAGTGCCGTTTCTATAGCAGAAGTTGCACGGGTTGATGCAAGCTGCTCCACATTTATTCTAGTGCACTCCTCTTTGGCAATGTCCACAATTG CCCTTTGTGGATCAGAGGCTCAAAAGCAGAAGTACCTACCATCGTTAGCTCAGTTTAAAACTGTTGGTTGCTGG GCTTTAACAGAGCCAGATTATGGAAGTGATGCAAGCTCCTTGAAAACTTCAGCAATCAAG GTACCTGGCGGTTGGCAATTAGATGGCCAAAAGCGCTGGATAGGTAACAGCACGTTTGCAGATGTGCTTGTAATTTTGGCTAGGAATGCAGACACAAAGCAACTAAACGG ATTCATTGTGAAGAAGGGAGCGCCTGGTTTGAGAGCcacaaaaattcaaaacaaaattgGACTTAGAATGGTTCAGAATGGCGATATCCTTCTGAATAAAGTATTTGTCCCAGAAGAAGACAGATTAACAGGCATCAATTCATTTCAGGATATAAGCAAG GTCCTAGCAATGTCACGTATTATGGTGGCTTGGCAGCCAATTGGCATATCGATGGGCGTCTACGACATGTGCCATCG GTATTTGAAAGAAAGGAAGCAGTTTGGAGCTCCCCTGGCAGCCTTTCAGCTCAACCAAGAAAAGCTTGTTCGGATGCTTGGTAACATCCAGGCCATGCTCCTTGTCGGCTGGCGCTTGTGCAAGCTCTATGAGTCAGGCAAAATGACACCAGGCCATGCTAGTTTGGGCAAG GCATGGACGTCCAGCAAGTCAAGGGAGGTAGTTTCTCTGGGCCGAGAGCTATTGGGCGGCAATGGAATTTTGGCTGATTTTCTAGTAGCAAAG GCGTTCTGCGATCTGGAACCGATTTACTCATATGAGGGCACCTACGACATCAACAGCCTTGTGACCGGAAGAGAAATCACCGGGATCGCGAGCTTCAAACCTGCTGCGGTAGCGAAATCTCGGCTGTAA